The Coffea arabica cultivar ET-39 chromosome 2c, Coffea Arabica ET-39 HiFi, whole genome shotgun sequence genome includes the window TAGGACTAGTATTGAACATAGAAAAGATACTGTTGTAGAGGATTAATGATTGTTCATGGGTTAACGGTTCTCCAAGATATCCTCCAATAGCTTTCATGTTATAGAggaacttgaaaaaaaaaaattgtgttacCTGGCGCCGCAGTTTGGCAACCTTGTCACTGACTTCTGGCTTTGTCAGCTTTTCCATTAACTTCTGCAACAATCCAAGTTTGCTCTCATATACAATCCTCCAAAGGTAAAAGTCAAGTGATGCAAAAATTCACATAGAAATAAACCTTCTCCGTATTTGCTTTTGATGGgtaatttttcttcctttcttcacGCCAGTCCTGGATTTCTTTTTCAGAGTAGGTCAAAGACATTGGTCTGCAGTAGGGAAGAAAATAGTCATACAAAGGATAGTGGAAATTTAACATGTTGGAATTGGAAACTTAATAGCAGAGACTTACTGAAACTATAGAGGACGAACAACGTTAAGAAAGATGTAGACTACTGATACATATAGTGCAGAGCACAACCcaacaacccccccccccccccttcctaCAGAGCTGGCAAAAAAATATCAATAAAggatcaaaagagaaaaaagagagaagaaataaGACATTGTCAATCACAAAAACAAGTGAAGGTGGGTGAAGCTAACTTTtgagcttttttgtttttggttttgtgtgggggggggggggggctacATTTGCAAAATACATGTATTTTTGCATCAAAATATGTTGataacaagaaagagaaaaaaggtaATCACGAAATGCTCAGATTTACCACAAATGTTCTTGACATTTGACACATCTATGACGTTACTGATACCAAAAGAGTGATTAAACTTATCAAGATCCAGATGTTCATCTCCTATTAAATGAGTCAAAATATAGCAAGTAAGCAAACTAGCAAAGAAAATTCTCAAGTTTACTGCTACCAATACATCGTGCTTAGATAAACAAATTACTGGAACAAAATAAAGGTCATCAATTTTCAGTGTAGAGTTTTGAAAGGCCTTTGGTCTAGGCAGAATTAACTCATAAGTGCAAGATAACTATTGAGGaaacaaatttctttttcttctagtAGTACGCATTTTTCCCTCTCTCAAAAAATTTTAGCGTCTACAAGTACAGCTAAGGCAGTCTCTCTTTCAACTTACACTCCAGaatctctccctttttttttccttctgttTTTGGTAAATCGTTCACCAATCTAGAGAAAAAATAATACATGCTTAATAGGGTAAGTagataaaatttattcttttctaATGCCATAGTGTGTTCTCTGCATTAATACAGACTCCCACTCCTATCCTCCACTAGGTGCTAATCAACAGCATTCCCAGCTTGCTTATGGTCttccttttatttaattttcatTCATTTACTTTTCAAAGAAGGGGAGGGATTGGATTTAAGAAGCAGGGATGGGGAAGGGGGATTTGTGCCTAGGACCTCTAACTCTTGGGTCTTCTTTATAATGATATGTTATTTGCCAGGAAAAATCTGATTTCAACACCAGCCCCCTACAAGTGTAAGAGGCAGTGACCACTCTCCACtcaaatcaaataaaacttTCTACTTCCAGTCAGATTGAACATCGTTAATTTGTAAGTTCCTTTGATCACATGCTTATGCAAAACTAAAATGCTGAAAGACTTTACTGGATGTAGTCCTCCAACATGGTGAATATTTCATGTTCACAGTTCCTTTCCAAGCTTCAGCCTCCTATCAACCTTCTCTACCACTACACTCCAATCGAGGTAGAGCTAGGTTCTTTTGGTGAACAGACTACCCTCTATAACCTAAATCATCCCTACAAAAATTACTTGATATTTTCTGATATCCAAGTCGAGACCTCTAGAGCTTGAAGCCAAACTAAGTACAAGCAaacatttacaagaaactaATCACCTTtcaaagaaggggaaaaaaattacaCCCCAAGCATATGACACTCATCCACAAAggatggggaaaaaaaaaagaacaattttACTCTGGTTACAGCATGACATGGTAAATTCTTTAGGTCAAATCATGGGTTTTTTCTGCTTAAGAAAGATCGCAGTCATATCAACTCCTCTAAGACAACAAAACATTAAGACTCCTAAAATGAAGTCAAATAATAAAGTTTCTCAATCTAAACTAGCATCTGGAATCTCTTCTTGTCAATGTATAAGAAAATGAACCACATTTACCTCTTTTTATTAACTTGAGCTTGGATGGAAGAATTTACAGCAGAGATATGTCTTTCCCCAGCATTCCCATTTCCTATACATGAAGAAAATACAAAGCAGAGAACAATCAGGAAGCCATAGGAAAAAAGTAGTTAATGGGAGAAAAAACTTCCACTATCAGCTAGCAAATCGTGCAAGATAAAAAGATTAACCACAGATGTAGCTAATGGCCTATGTACCATAATGAGTAACTGACATGCATACAACACAGATACAGATTATCAATTTTGAGAATCATTATCACACTTGAACAGGAAAAGTTAGGGATACATTTTATCAAATGAGAACAGGCTAGGCAGAAGTAGCAGAGAATATTCTACCACTCTGTAGGATGACTCAACAAGACCAAGGAAGGTAACAACTATATAGGTGAGGAAAAAGGAAAGCGAATCCACAAAACGATAGATAACTCAGTATCTGTAATACCAGTGATATGTGCACATGAGTAAGATCCCCATATAGTgtaaacaggaaaaaaaaaaaagaaaaaatgcaaattgGAGTGCAAAGGATTCTCCAagcaaaaattttcaatttgtttaCTATACAGAGAGAAGACAACATTCAAATAATGATAATTCTGTTAGTTAAAATCTCTTGTGAACAATTTATTCATCACATGAAGCGAAGCTGTAAATGTGAAAAAGCAGACAACAGAATTCTTGCACTTGTGATAGCATGCAAGAGAGTATATCTACTTTCAGCCAAATAAAGATCATAAAACAAAACCTCTTCTTCACCACAGACAACAGAATTCTTGCACTTATGATAGCATGCAAGAGAGTATATCTACTTTCAGCCAAATAAGGATCATAAAACAAAACCTCTTCTTAACCATATATCAGGGCAATTGAAGTTTCTTTTAGCATTTTGCATTCTATCGAACTTGGGCTTCAGAAATCTGGAAAGAATTACATCGAAGAAAAGAACAGCTTTAGAACTAATAAATTCCCTGACGATAACAGAATAAAGAGATAAAGAGTACAGACCAGCATACCCATTTCGTGGTGATTCATGTTTTGAATTCCTCTTACAATTCTTGTGGAGAggactttttccatttttcctcaTCATACAAGTCCCCATTCCATTTTTGAGGTCACCCTGCAAATGCTTCTGATAATTAAGATCAGTAGAGTTAAAAAGTATCAGTAAATAACTCTGCAAAATGAGCTATTTCCGTATAGACCATTCCTCTATATGCTGGTGCTTGAAACGAAGTGCTAATACAAGCTCACTATGATTTTCTCATTTAGTAATCATAATTCATAGGGACCTAATACAACAGTGGAAGGACAAAAGATCAAGCAACATGGAAAATAGCAGGTCGTACATGGTAATCACAAATTATATGCACTACACCTACTATATACAACTTTCACGTGCAGAAAACTCAAtggacctgaaattttgaaggctgAGAGTGGAAAATTGTCTGATTTTGGGAGGGAGGAGTGCGACCAAAGCCCTGCACTGAACCTGAAATCCCTTGCAATTGCTGAGTAGCATTATGTGTCCCATTATTAGAGTTCGCCATCTGTTGCACAACACCACCAGAACCCACAAAGCCCAGCTGGGAATTCGCCGCAAAGGCAATATTTTGAGGAAGACCAATTCCAGCAGGCCGGGTATTCCCAACAAAGGCAAGATTCTGAGAAAGATTAAGATCGGAAGGCTGGGTGTTCGCAATAAACGCAGAATTTTGAGCAAGACTAAGGTTGACAGGTACAGCTTGAGCGCTGAAATTTGACATTTGCAGTTGGAAAATTCGATTCATATCTGGATGCATTTGGTTTGGGAAGCCCAAATTAAGATTCTGACCAAAAATTTGAGGCCATGATTGAGAACTGCTCCTATTATTCATTTGGTTCATAGCAACGGGAAAATTCATAATTTGGTTAGGACCAAAATGGGCACTTGGATTGCTGAATGGGATGCTTGCTTGAGGGTTGATTAACCCCATTTGTGGCTGAATTTGAACAGGGTTTGGGGCAAAATTACCGGGGTTGTTACCCAAAACCTGCTGATAAACATTTTTTCAACAATTTCAAGAATAGCCCACACAAtattacaagaataaaaggcATATAAAAAATTAGAGCAGATAAATTCACAAACAGAAACATAAACAATAGAAATAATCAGCTGCAGAGAGAGATAGATAGGGGAAA containing:
- the LOC113727391 gene encoding uncharacterized protein isoform X2 gives rise to the protein MFPFFNHFPFQPNANANPPSAAQQVLGNNPGNFAPNPVQIQPQMGLINPQASIPFSNPSAHFGPNQIMNFPVAMNQMNNRSSSQSWPQIFGQNLNLGFPNQMHPDMNRIFQLQMSNFSAQAVPVNLSLAQNSAFIANTQPSDLNLSQNLAFVGNTRPAGIGLPQNIAFAANSQLGFVGSGGVVQQMANSNNGTHNATQQLQGISGSVQGFGRTPPSQNQTIFHSQPSKFQKHLQGDLKNGMGTCMMRKNGKSPLHKNCKRNSKHESPRNGFLKPKFDRMQNAKRNFNCPDIWLRRGNGNAGERHISAVNSSIQAQVNKKRPMSLTYSEKEIQDWREERKKNYPSKANTEKKLMEKLTKPEVSDKVAKLRRQQLKEILAKQAELGCEVAEIPSSYLSDSEQQVHESKESTRTFSKKRNFQNKFNKRGRFNQNDCFSKMEAVANHDSFNANNHNGRLVKQRLANDNLISHRSASKREPTLLRKLLGSEIRRDRHHLFQVFRFMVINSFFDDWPEKPLEFPVVMVREIADEDELYEGNLVKERKDGSEGILGKTEESTSSDDLNDDNPTGKGKPTGLLEVVNSGQVTGCLGGGEAQEEEGEIID
- the LOC113727391 gene encoding uncharacterized protein isoform X4 is translated as MFPFFNHFPFQPNANANPPSAAQQQVLGNNPGNFAPNPVQIQPQMGLINPQASIPFSNPSAHFGPNQIMNFPVAMNQMNNRSSSQSWPQIFGQNLNLGFPNQMHPDMNRIFQLQMSNFSAQAVPVNLSLAQNSAFIANTQPSDLNLSQNLAFVGNTRPAGIGLPQNIAFAANSQLGFVGSGGVVQQMANSNNGTHNATQQLQGISGSVQGFGRTPPSQNQTIFHSQPSKFQKHLQGDLKNGMGTCMMRKNGKSPLHKNCKRNSKHESPRNGYAGNGNAGERHISAVNSSIQAQVNKKRPMSLTYSEKEIQDWREERKKNYPSKANTEKKLMEKLTKPEVSDKVAKLRRQQLKEILAKQAELGCEVAEIPSSYLSDSEQQVHESKESTRTFSKKRNFQNKFNKRGRFNQNDCFSKMEAVANHDSFNANNHNGRLVKQRLANDNLISHRSASKREPTLLRKLLGSEIRRDRHHLFQVFRFMVINSFFDDWPEKPLEFPVVMVREIADEDELYEGNLVKERKDGSEGILGKTEESTSSDDLNDDNPTGKGKPTGLLEVVNSGQVTGCLGGGEAQEEEGEIID
- the LOC113727391 gene encoding uncharacterized protein isoform X1 — its product is MFPFFNHFPFQPNANANPPSAAQQQVLGNNPGNFAPNPVQIQPQMGLINPQASIPFSNPSAHFGPNQIMNFPVAMNQMNNRSSSQSWPQIFGQNLNLGFPNQMHPDMNRIFQLQMSNFSAQAVPVNLSLAQNSAFIANTQPSDLNLSQNLAFVGNTRPAGIGLPQNIAFAANSQLGFVGSGGVVQQMANSNNGTHNATQQLQGISGSVQGFGRTPPSQNQTIFHSQPSKFQKHLQGDLKNGMGTCMMRKNGKSPLHKNCKRNSKHESPRNGFLKPKFDRMQNAKRNFNCPDIWLRRGNGNAGERHISAVNSSIQAQVNKKRPMSLTYSEKEIQDWREERKKNYPSKANTEKKLMEKLTKPEVSDKVAKLRRQQLKEILAKQAELGCEVAEIPSSYLSDSEQQVHESKESTRTFSKKRNFQNKFNKRGRFNQNDCFSKMEAVANHDSFNANNHNGRLVKQRLANDNLISHRSASKREPTLLRKLLGSEIRRDRHHLFQVFRFMVINSFFDDWPEKPLEFPVVMVREIADEDELYEGNLVKERKDGSEGILGKTEESTSSDDLNDDNPTGKGKPTGLLEVVNSGQVTGCLGGGEAQEEEGEIID
- the LOC113727391 gene encoding uncharacterized protein isoform X5; amino-acid sequence: MFPFFNHFPFQPNANANPPSAAQQQVLGNNPGNFAPNPVQIQPQMGLINPQASIPFSNPSAHFGPNQIMNFPVAMNQMNNRSSSQSWPQIFGQNLNLGFPNQMHPDMNRIFQLQMSNFSAQAVPVNLSLAQNSAFIANTQPSDLNLSQNLAFVGNTRPAGIGLPQNIAFAANSQLGFVGSGGVVQQMANSNNGTHNATQQLQGISGSVQGFGRTPPSQNQTIFHSQPSKFQGDLKNGMGTCMMRKNGKSPLHKNCKRNSKHESPRNGYAGNGNAGERHISAVNSSIQAQVNKKRPMSLTYSEKEIQDWREERKKNYPSKANTEKKLMEKLTKPEVSDKVAKLRRQQLKEILAKQAELGCEVAEIPSSYLSDSEQQVHESKESTRTFSKKRNFQNKFNKRGRFNQNDCFSKMEAVANHDSFNANNHNGRLVKQRLANDNLISHRSASKREPTLLRKLLGSEIRRDRHHLFQVFRFMVINSFFDDWPEKPLEFPVVMVREIADEDELYEGNLVKERKDGSEGILGKTEESTSSDDLNDDNPTGKGKPTGLLEVVNSGQVTGCLGGGEAQEEEGEIID
- the LOC113727391 gene encoding uncharacterized protein isoform X3, whose translation is MFPFFNHFPFQPNANANPPSAAQQQVLGNNPGNFAPNPVQIQPQMGLINPQASIPFSNPSAHFGPNQIMNFPVAMNQMNNRSSSQSWPQIFGQNLNLGFPNQMHPDMNRIFQLQMSNFSAQAVPVNLSLAQNSAFIANTQPSDLNLSQNLAFVGNTRPAGIGLPQNIAFAANSQLGFVGSGGVVQQMANSNNGTHNATQQLQGISGSVQGFGRTPPSQNQTIFHSQPSKFQGDLKNGMGTCMMRKNGKSPLHKNCKRNSKHESPRNGFLKPKFDRMQNAKRNFNCPDIWLRRGNGNAGERHISAVNSSIQAQVNKKRPMSLTYSEKEIQDWREERKKNYPSKANTEKKLMEKLTKPEVSDKVAKLRRQQLKEILAKQAELGCEVAEIPSSYLSDSEQQVHESKESTRTFSKKRNFQNKFNKRGRFNQNDCFSKMEAVANHDSFNANNHNGRLVKQRLANDNLISHRSASKREPTLLRKLLGSEIRRDRHHLFQVFRFMVINSFFDDWPEKPLEFPVVMVREIADEDELYEGNLVKERKDGSEGILGKTEESTSSDDLNDDNPTGKGKPTGLLEVVNSGQVTGCLGGGEAQEEEGEIID